Proteins found in one Magnolia sinica isolate HGM2019 chromosome 5, MsV1, whole genome shotgun sequence genomic segment:
- the LOC131247330 gene encoding DNA topoisomerase 2-like: protein MPIETLMLQKVQELLAEKGKQEMEVEELKKETLKSLWMKDLDAFITTLDEHEKEEAQVEEVIGQMKGRAGKPLAKAYRQVGKNPRKSNTKKANEVDTIVESVASVSTTAKTGHVSEGVKPKGRGALKKAPARNQKMPTTVDSEEEDDEVLELKERLTTYNIDSPSDQIGK, encoded by the exons ATGCCGATTGAAACCTTGATGCTACAAAAGGTTCAAGAACTGTTGGCTGAAAAGGGAAAGCAAGAAATGGAGgtggaggaattgaagaaggaaacTCTGAAGTCTTTATGGATGAAAGATCTTGATGCTTTCATTACGACACTTGAT GAGCATGAGAAGGAAGAAGCCCAAGTGGAGGAGGTGATAGGACAGATGAAGGGTAGGGCAGGCAAGCCTCTCGCTAAGGCTTATAGACAAGTTGGAAAGAATCCAAGAAAGAGCAACACCAAGAAAGCCAATGAAGTAGATACTATTGTTGAATCTGTAGCATCAGTTAGTACTACAGCTAAAACTG GACATGTTTCTGAGGGGGTAAAACCCAAAGGTAGGGGAGCTCTGAAGAAGGCTCCTGCTAGAAAT CAGAAAATGCCGACTACCGTtgatagtgaagaggaagatgatgaggtgCTCGAGCTGAAAGAACGACTGACAACGTATAACATTGATTCTCCTTCAGATCAAATAGGTAAATGA